From Panicum hallii strain FIL2 chromosome 2, PHallii_v3.1, whole genome shotgun sequence, a single genomic window includes:
- the LOC112882320 gene encoding flavonoid 3'-monooxygenase-like: MSMAVALAAILAVFILRYMLAPCGKKALNLPPGPRGWPVIGSLGALAGAVPPHRALAALAARHGPLMHLRLGSYHVVVASSADAARLVLKTHDLAFADRPRTAAGKVASYGYLGIVHTPYGAYWRMARKLCATELFSARRVDSFERVRAQEMRALVRGLFRSAGRAVAVRKHVAGATLRNILRMAVGEKWSGCYGSADGETFWRTLDEAFAVTGAVSNVGEWIPWLGWLDLQGCIRRMKRLSEMYDRFYEQILDEHEERRRRARAGKFVASDLVDVLLQLAEKGRSESSEAKLTRDGVKAFIQDIIAGGTESSAVTIEWAMSELLRHPEAMAAATDELDRVVGRGRWVTERDLPDLPYIDAVVKETMRLHPVGPLLVPHQAREDTVVAGYDVPAGARVLVNAWAIARDPASWPDAPGAFRPERFLGGGGGGAGVDACGAHFELLPFGAGRRMCPAYGLAVKVVAAGVANLVHGFAWRLPEGVAPEDVSMEEHFGLSTRRKVPLVAVAEPRLPAHLYAANE; this comes from the coding sequence ATGTCCATGGCCGTGGCATTGGCGGCCATCTTGGCCGTCTTCATCCTCAGGTACATGCTCGCTCCGTGTGGCAAGAAGGCTCTGAACCTTCCACCTGGCCCGCGGGGTTGGCCGGTGATCGGCAGCCTCGGCGCGCTGGCGGGCGCGGTGCCGCCGCACCGCGCACTGGCCGCGCTCGCGGCGCGCCACGGCCCGCTCATGCACCTCCGTCTCGGCTCCTACCACGTCGTGGTGGCCTCGTCGGCGGACGCCGCCCGGCTCGTCCTCAAGACTCACGACCTCGCGTTCGCTGACCGCCCGCGCACGGCCGCCGGCAAGGTCGCTTCCTACGGCTACCTCGGCATCGTGCACACCCCGTACGGCGCCTACTGGCGCATGGCGCGCAAGCTCTGCGCCACCGAGCTCTTCTCGGCGCGCCGCGTGGACTCGTTCGAGCGCGTCCGCGCACAGGAGATGCGCGCGCTGGTGCGCGGCCTGTTCCGGAGCGCcggccgcgccgtcgccgtccggAAGCACGTCGCGGGGGCCACGCTGCGGAACATCCTCCGCATGGCCGTGGGCGAGAAGTGGTCGGGCTGCTACGGTAGCGCCGACGGCGAGACGTTCTGGCGCACGCTGGACGAGGCGTTCGCGGTGACCGGCGCGGTGAGCAACGTCGGCGAGTGGATCCCGTGGCTGGGCTGGCTCGACTTGCAGGGCTGCATCCGGCGGATGAAGCGGCTGAGCGAGATGTACGACCGGTTCTACGAGCAGATCCTTGATGAAcacgaggagcggcggcggcgagccagAGCCGGCAAGTTCGTGGCGAGTGACCTGGTCGACGTGCTGTTGCAGCTCGCCGAGAAAGGCAGGTCGGAGTCGTCGGAGGCCAAGCTCACGCGCGATGGCGTGAAGGCCTTCATCCAGGACATTATCGCCGGCGGCACGGAGAGCTCGGCGGTGACGATAGAGTGGGCCATGTCGGAGCTTCTCCGCCACCCGGAGGCCATGGCGGCCGCGACCGACGAGCTGGACCGCGTGGTCGGCCGCGGGCGCTGGGTCACGGAGCGCGACCTGCCGGACCTCCCCTACATCGACGCCGTCGTGAAGGAGACAATGCGGCTGCACCCGGTGGGCCCGCTCCTCGTCCCGCACCAGGCCCGCGAGGACACGGTGGTCGCCGGCTACGACGTGcccgcgggcgcgcgcgtgctgGTGAACGCGTGGGCCATCGCGCGCGACCCGGCGTCGTGGCCCGACGCTCCCGGCGCGTTCCGGCCGGAGCGGttcctgggcggcggcggcggcggcgccggggtggACGCGTGCGGGGCGCACTTCGAGCTGCTGCCGTTCGGGGCCGGGAGGCGGATGTGCCCGGCGTACGGCCTCGCCGTGAAGGTGGTGGCCGCCGGCGTGGCGAACCTGGTGCACGGGTTCGCGTGGCGGCTGCCGGAGGGGGTGGCGCCGGAGGACGTGAGCATGGAGGAGCACTTCGGGCTGTCCACGCGCCGGAAGGTGCcgctcgtcgccgtcgccgagcCCAGGCTGCCGGCGCACCTCTACGCCGCCAACGAGTAA